One Luteimonas sp. MC1825 DNA segment encodes these proteins:
- a CDS encoding spore coat U domain-containing protein: MHLSKQSITLSVLASALSLGMIASAHAAEDSATFQVRIVIQESCTISATAPTDIDFLSHTRSTGAPVTATGTLNVNCSAGTPYAIGLTGGVNSAADAAAPAAGDRRMFSGGAYVPYDLYRDGGFSNFWGNTTAVNMQTGTGNAASQTYTVHGRVPSTNFPAGTYTDTVTARVVY; the protein is encoded by the coding sequence ATGCATCTCTCCAAGCAGTCCATCACGCTTTCCGTTCTCGCCAGCGCCCTGTCCCTTGGCATGATCGCCAGCGCGCACGCGGCCGAAGACAGCGCCACCTTCCAGGTCCGCATCGTGATCCAGGAGTCGTGCACCATCAGCGCCACCGCGCCGACCGACATCGACTTCCTGAGCCACACCCGCTCCACCGGCGCACCGGTGACTGCCACGGGCACCCTGAACGTGAACTGCTCGGCGGGCACGCCCTACGCCATCGGCCTCACCGGCGGCGTCAACTCGGCGGCCGATGCGGCGGCACCGGCGGCGGGTGATCGTCGCATGTTCAGCGGTGGCGCCTACGTGCCGTATGACCTGTACCGCGACGGCGGCTTCAGCAACTTCTGGGGCAACACCACCGCCGTCAACATGCAGACCGGCACCGGCAACGCCGCGAGCCAGACCTACACCGTGCATGGACGCGTGCCGTCCACCAACTTCCCGGCCGGCACCTACACCGACACGGTCACCGCGCGGGTGGTGTACTGA
- a CDS encoding fimbria/pilus outer membrane usher protein — protein MLAIALSLSAVPVGVQARGAGAAAVMADEADSAQAATTPGSQELYLDVSLNEVATGTLARFVLVHRRLHASAATLRGLGLRWTGSATAQGLVALDALPGLQVQYDEARQHLALLAPLDLLGAAQARGGYVTPAPLQADPASRIPGLILNYDVYGQHDDNSSSLGAWNELRLFGLGPGVFVNTGSSRAFRARGARDGHEAVRLDSFWEYDDPERMLTVTVGDTLTGALSWTRPTRIGGIRISRNFALQPYRITTPLASFAGEAVLPSTVDILINGIQQSSQRVQPGQFVIDSAPMLSGAGQAQMVLTDINGQRRVLDFALYGTPQLLEAGLVDWSVELGAMRRSYGQQSFDYADDPVFSATARRGMSDRATLEGHTQLAPGLQLAGVGGGWRVGARGGLLTGAAAGSRHAGHNGTLGSLGYQWNSPAFNLFASSTHRSAGFRDAGSLETGALPRRTDQAFAGFNTRLGQLGASYILQADQDNQARRYATLNWSRQLPRNATVSVSLSRGLDDDAGDSAYLYWSMPLDRHASVSASARHGDRSRGLSMGAHRAPNSDLGGWGWRAQATAGDQPGAQAEVSRLSQNGQWTLGANHWRGDGNTPSATTTYGSASGGLVLVRGHAYAMRRVDDAFAVVDTSGFAGVPVRLENRVVGHTDANGLLLVSRLNAWQANRLSIDPLDLPVDTQLGETSIDAVPQRRSGMLAAFKMKRIHPVDLVLRDHAGSLLPVGSRVWLEPADGEFDADRAPDTVVGHGGMVWLTDLPEGMRLRVQTGDQLCMAAPTLPAGSGAPDEPGDLICR, from the coding sequence GTGCTGGCCATTGCCCTGTCGCTGTCCGCGGTCCCGGTCGGCGTGCAGGCGCGCGGCGCGGGCGCGGCCGCGGTCATGGCCGATGAAGCGGACAGCGCACAGGCAGCCACAACGCCTGGCAGCCAGGAGCTCTACCTCGACGTTTCACTCAACGAGGTCGCCACCGGCACGCTGGCGCGCTTCGTCCTGGTCCACCGGCGGCTCCACGCAAGTGCCGCCACGCTGCGCGGGCTGGGATTGCGCTGGACGGGCAGCGCAACAGCGCAGGGCCTGGTCGCGCTGGACGCCCTGCCGGGCCTGCAGGTGCAGTACGACGAAGCGCGGCAGCACCTGGCCCTGCTTGCACCGCTGGACCTGTTGGGGGCCGCGCAGGCGCGCGGCGGCTACGTCACCCCCGCTCCGCTGCAGGCCGACCCCGCCAGCCGCATCCCGGGCCTGATCCTGAACTACGACGTCTACGGGCAGCACGACGACAACAGTTCCAGCCTCGGCGCGTGGAACGAGTTGCGCCTCTTCGGCCTGGGGCCCGGCGTGTTCGTCAACACCGGCAGCAGCCGCGCCTTCCGCGCGCGCGGCGCGCGCGACGGGCACGAGGCAGTGCGCCTGGACTCGTTCTGGGAATACGACGACCCGGAGCGCATGCTCACCGTGACCGTCGGCGACACGCTTACCGGCGCGCTGTCGTGGACGCGCCCGACCCGCATCGGCGGGATCCGCATCTCGCGCAACTTCGCGCTGCAGCCATACCGCATCACAACCCCGCTGGCCTCCTTCGCCGGCGAAGCGGTGCTGCCGTCGACCGTCGACATCCTGATCAACGGCATCCAGCAGTCCAGCCAGCGCGTGCAGCCCGGGCAGTTCGTGATCGACAGCGCGCCGATGCTCAGTGGTGCCGGGCAGGCGCAGATGGTGCTCACCGACATCAACGGCCAGCGCCGGGTGCTGGATTTCGCCCTGTATGGCACGCCGCAACTGCTCGAGGCCGGGCTGGTGGACTGGTCGGTGGAGCTGGGTGCGATGCGTCGGAGCTACGGCCAGCAGTCCTTCGACTACGCCGATGATCCTGTGTTCAGTGCGACCGCCCGCCGCGGCATGAGCGACCGCGCCACGCTCGAAGGCCACACCCAGCTTGCCCCGGGCCTGCAACTGGCGGGCGTCGGGGGCGGCTGGCGCGTGGGCGCGCGCGGTGGCCTGCTGACCGGTGCCGCGGCCGGCAGCCGCCACGCCGGGCACAACGGCACGCTCGGCAGCCTTGGCTACCAGTGGAACTCGCCGGCGTTCAACCTGTTCGCCTCGAGCACCCACCGCAGCGCCGGATTCCGCGACGCCGGCAGCCTCGAAACCGGCGCGCTGCCACGCCGCACCGACCAGGCCTTCGCCGGCTTCAACACCCGGCTCGGTCAGCTCGGCGCCAGCTACATCCTGCAGGCCGACCAGGACAACCAGGCGCGCCGCTATGCCACGCTCAACTGGTCGCGACAGCTGCCGCGCAACGCGACGGTGAGCGTCAGCCTCAGTCGCGGGCTCGACGACGACGCCGGCGACAGCGCCTATCTGTACTGGTCGATGCCGCTGGACCGCCACGCTTCGGTGTCCGCGAGTGCACGCCATGGCGATCGCAGCCGCGGGCTGTCGATGGGCGCGCACCGCGCCCCGAACAGCGACCTGGGCGGCTGGGGATGGCGCGCCCAGGCCACGGCCGGCGACCAGCCGGGCGCGCAGGCCGAAGTCTCCCGGCTCAGCCAGAACGGGCAGTGGACACTGGGCGCCAACCACTGGCGCGGCGATGGCAACACGCCGTCGGCCACCACGACCTACGGCAGCGCCAGCGGCGGGCTCGTACTCGTGCGCGGCCACGCCTACGCCATGCGCCGGGTCGACGACGCGTTCGCGGTGGTGGACACGAGCGGTTTTGCCGGTGTTCCGGTGCGCCTGGAGAACCGGGTCGTGGGTCACACCGACGCGAACGGGCTGCTGCTGGTCAGCCGCCTGAACGCATGGCAGGCCAACCGGCTGTCGATCGATCCGCTTGACCTGCCGGTCGACACCCAACTGGGCGAAACCAGCATCGATGCCGTGCCGCAGCGTCGCAGCGGCATGCTGGCGGCGTTCAAGATGAAGCGCATCCATCCCGTGGACCTGGTGCTGCGCGACCACGCAGGCAGCTTGTTGCCCGTCGGCAGCCGGGTGTGGCTGGAACCCGCGGACGGCGAATTCGATGCCGACCGGGCACCCGATACCGTGGTCGGCCATGGTGGAATGGTGTGGCTCACGGACCTGCCGGAGGGGATGCGCCTGCGCGTCCAGACCGGCGACCAGCTGTGCATGGCCGCGCCCACCCTCCCCGCGGGCAGCGGAGCCCCCGACGAGCCAGGCGACCTGATATGCCGATGA
- a CDS encoding spore coat protein U domain-containing protein: MNRMPLPSSTGTCAVMRRHRTTAAWKPAFLLLLLGGGTLLPAHAQSCWSTGSLAIAFGEVGGTGKSTSDSLAITCNRGNGRPAIAYRICMFIPEGTPIPGINPRWMTNYNGAQMAYDLYADPAHSQLIPPNAGSSGYVLHSTVLDVRTNTTGDQGTAYLPVHARARAGQSLPATYGFQSQIHGGQIRYAYNEGSPGNAPTAPGPERCLLDATPSVTFYTHVSATFANTCHVSTATDLDFGAVASLPGNRDQTSTIQLRCPAGTPWRVGLDDGSNAAGTTRRMAGPNGNYLRYELYRDAQRTQRWGGKAIATDNSIGTGTNATQSLTVHGRVPAQPTPAAGSYSDTVTITLVF; encoded by the coding sequence ATGAACCGCATGCCGCTTCCTTCCAGCACGGGTACGTGCGCCGTGATGCGGCGGCACCGCACGACCGCTGCATGGAAACCGGCCTTCCTGCTGCTTCTTCTCGGCGGCGGCACACTGCTGCCCGCCCACGCCCAGAGCTGCTGGTCCACGGGAAGCCTGGCCATCGCATTTGGCGAGGTCGGCGGCACGGGCAAGTCCACCAGCGACAGCCTTGCGATCACCTGCAATCGCGGAAATGGACGTCCGGCCATCGCCTATCGCATCTGCATGTTCATCCCGGAGGGAACCCCGATCCCCGGCATCAATCCGCGCTGGATGACCAACTACAACGGCGCGCAGATGGCCTACGACCTGTATGCCGACCCGGCCCATTCGCAGCTCATCCCCCCCAATGCGGGCAGCAGTGGTTACGTCCTGCACAGCACAGTGCTGGATGTGCGAACGAACACGACCGGCGACCAAGGCACCGCCTACCTCCCCGTCCACGCCCGGGCACGCGCTGGACAGAGCCTGCCGGCTACCTACGGGTTCCAGAGCCAGATCCATGGCGGCCAGATCCGCTACGCGTACAACGAGGGCAGCCCCGGGAACGCTCCCACCGCCCCCGGCCCCGAGCGCTGCCTGCTGGACGCAACCCCGAGCGTCACCTTCTATACGCATGTCAGCGCGACCTTCGCCAACACCTGCCACGTCAGCACCGCCACCGACCTGGACTTCGGTGCCGTCGCCTCGCTTCCGGGCAATCGCGACCAGACCTCGACCATCCAGTTGCGTTGCCCCGCGGGGACACCCTGGCGCGTGGGCCTGGACGACGGGAGCAATGCCGCAGGCACCACCCGGCGGATGGCCGGGCCGAACGGCAACTACCTGCGTTATGAGCTGTACCGGGACGCGCAGCGCACGCAGCGCTGGGGTGGGAAGGCGATCGCCACCGACAACAGCATCGGAACCGGCACCAATGCCACGCAGAGCCTGACGGTGCATGGGCGCGTCCCTGCGCAGCCGACGCCGGCGGCCGGAAGCTATTCGGATACCGTCACCATCACGCTGGTGTTCTGA
- the glnD gene encoding [protein-PII] uridylyltransferase: protein MPPDATGCAPREGDAGWVLAQRDALLQGDADLAGRFDLGIDADRLIAQRARAVDAIVVAAWERCIPAGADAALFAVGGYGRGELFPQSDIDLLVLAEPDSQLRHREALARFIALLWDAGLAASHATRSPVQCTEAAADLTVMTALLDARALVADADALATLARAIAPDRAWPARDFFLAKADELARRHARFGDTSDNLEPNLKEGPGGLRDLQTVGWMARRAFGTHELQPLVALGQVGADEAAALERERRALGRLRFGLHLVAGRAEERLRFDHQKPLAARLGFADDRDNLGVEQMMQGFYQSAAVVRRIGDRLLQRFEEHFDGTAAPEPVDDDFELRRGYLAAREHHWPHGDIGAVFALFATWARLGELRGLHTHTARALAEALPVLPAYGDATSAARAAFMALLRGPSPVRTLERMARLGVLGRWIPAFAQVSGRMQFDLFHVYTVDQHTLAVLRNLAAFANDDGDARFSMAHEVWPTLRKPELLLLAGLFHDIAKGRGGDHSELGAVDARAFGEAHGLGEGDTALVEWLVRRHLLMSITAQKQDISDPAVIHRFATEVADRERLDHLYLLTCADIAGTSPKLWNAWKDRLLADLRNATRLALRRGLEHPVAAGERIVEAHAAAKALLVADGVGDDEAEVLLRQFPEASFLRARPEQIAWQAGALREAGDAGVVVRARLLAAASQAMEVFVHGDDRDGLFAAIVITLDRLGLEIQHARALDGPGGAIFDSFQVLPADARAEGDAQGIARRLAAVLAAPLDRVRPARRAQPRHLRHFRIPPQVDFATAADGGATVLSLVCTDRPGLLADVAHVLRREGLRVHDARIATFGARAEDVFRITGQDNTPLDQDACARLHDALLARIDGEPPA from the coding sequence ATGCCCCCGGACGCGACCGGTTGCGCGCCGCGCGAAGGCGATGCCGGCTGGGTGCTCGCGCAGCGCGACGCGCTGCTGCAGGGCGATGCGGATCTTGCCGGGCGCTTCGACCTCGGCATCGACGCCGATCGCCTGATCGCACAGCGCGCGCGCGCGGTCGACGCCATCGTGGTCGCGGCCTGGGAGCGCTGCATTCCCGCAGGCGCCGATGCGGCACTGTTCGCCGTTGGCGGCTACGGCCGTGGCGAGCTGTTCCCGCAGTCCGACATCGACCTGCTGGTGCTGGCCGAGCCCGACTCGCAGCTGCGCCATCGCGAGGCGCTGGCGCGCTTCATCGCCCTGCTCTGGGATGCCGGACTCGCGGCCAGCCACGCCACGCGGTCGCCCGTGCAGTGCACCGAAGCCGCCGCCGACCTGACGGTGATGACCGCGCTGCTGGATGCGCGCGCGCTGGTCGCGGACGCGGATGCGTTGGCCACCCTGGCACGTGCGATCGCGCCGGACCGCGCGTGGCCGGCGCGCGACTTTTTCCTGGCCAAGGCGGACGAACTGGCGCGCCGCCACGCGCGCTTCGGCGACACCTCGGACAACCTCGAACCCAACCTCAAGGAAGGCCCGGGCGGCCTGCGTGACCTGCAGACCGTGGGCTGGATGGCGCGCCGCGCGTTCGGCACGCACGAGCTGCAGCCGCTGGTCGCACTGGGCCAGGTCGGTGCCGACGAGGCCGCGGCGCTGGAGCGCGAGCGCCGCGCGCTGGGGCGCCTGCGGTTCGGCCTGCACCTGGTGGCCGGGCGCGCCGAGGAACGGCTGCGCTTCGACCACCAGAAGCCGCTGGCCGCGCGCCTCGGCTTCGCCGACGACCGTGACAACCTCGGCGTCGAGCAGATGATGCAGGGCTTCTACCAGAGCGCCGCGGTGGTGCGCCGGATCGGCGACCGCCTGCTGCAGCGCTTCGAGGAGCACTTCGACGGCACCGCCGCGCCCGAGCCGGTGGATGACGACTTCGAGCTGCGCCGTGGCTACCTCGCCGCCCGCGAGCATCACTGGCCGCATGGCGACATCGGCGCGGTGTTCGCGCTGTTCGCCACCTGGGCGCGGCTTGGCGAACTGCGCGGATTGCACACGCACACTGCGCGTGCGCTGGCCGAAGCGCTCCCCGTGCTGCCGGCCTATGGCGACGCCACGTCCGCGGCGCGTGCGGCGTTCATGGCGCTGCTCCGCGGGCCGTCGCCGGTGCGCACGCTGGAACGCATGGCGCGCCTGGGCGTACTGGGGCGCTGGATCCCGGCGTTCGCCCAGGTGTCCGGGCGCATGCAGTTCGACCTGTTCCACGTGTACACCGTCGACCAGCACACGCTGGCGGTGCTGCGCAATCTGGCGGCATTTGCCAACGATGATGGCGACGCGCGCTTCTCGATGGCGCACGAGGTCTGGCCGACGTTGCGCAAGCCGGAATTGCTGTTGCTGGCGGGGCTGTTCCACGACATCGCCAAGGGACGCGGTGGCGACCATTCCGAGCTCGGCGCGGTCGACGCGCGCGCCTTCGGCGAAGCGCACGGCCTCGGCGAGGGTGACACCGCGCTGGTGGAATGGCTGGTACGCAGGCACCTGCTGATGTCGATCACCGCGCAGAAGCAGGACATCAGCGATCCGGCCGTGATCCACCGCTTCGCCACGGAAGTCGCCGACCGCGAGCGCCTTGACCATCTCTACCTGCTCACCTGCGCCGATATCGCAGGCACCTCGCCCAAGCTGTGGAACGCCTGGAAGGATCGGCTGCTGGCCGACCTGCGCAACGCGACGCGCCTGGCGCTTCGCCGCGGCCTGGAACATCCCGTGGCCGCCGGTGAGCGCATCGTGGAGGCGCACGCCGCGGCCAAGGCGCTGCTGGTCGCGGACGGGGTGGGCGATGACGAGGCCGAGGTGCTGCTCCGGCAGTTCCCGGAGGCGAGCTTCCTGCGCGCGCGGCCCGAGCAGATCGCATGGCAGGCCGGCGCGCTGCGCGAAGCCGGTGACGCCGGGGTCGTGGTGCGCGCGCGGCTGCTGGCCGCCGCCAGCCAGGCGATGGAGGTGTTCGTGCATGGCGATGACCGCGACGGCCTGTTCGCGGCGATCGTGATCACGCTCGACCGCCTGGGCCTGGAGATCCAGCACGCGCGCGCACTGGACGGGCCGGGCGGCGCCATCTTCGACAGCTTCCAGGTGCTTCCCGCCGACGCGCGTGCCGAGGGTGACGCGCAGGGCATCGCGCGCAGGCTGGCGGCGGTGCTCGCCGCACCGCTGGACCGCGTGCGTCCGGCGCGGCGCGCGCAGCCGCGCCACCTGCGTCATTTCCGCATCCCGCCGCAGGTCGACTTCGCCACTGCCGCAGACGGCGGTGCCACCGTGCTCAGCCTGGTCTGCACCGACCGGCCAGGCCTGCTGGCCGACGTCGCGCATGTCCTGCGCCGCGAAGGCCTGCGCGTGCACGACGCACGCATCGCCACCTTCGGCGCACGCGCCGAGGACGTGTTCCGGATCACCGGACAGGACAACACACCGCTGGACCAGGACGCCTGTGCACGGCTGCACGACGCGCTGCTGGCCAGGATCGATGGAGAACCCCCCGCATGA
- the rpsB gene encoding 30S ribosomal protein S2, whose translation MSQVTMRQMLEAGVHFGHQTRYWNPKMAPYIFGARGKIHIINLEKTVPLFTDAMNFISGIAQKRGMILFVGTKRSARDPIKEEAERCNMPYMTQRWLGGTLTNFRTVKQSVSRLKMLEAGETDGSFDKLVKHEVLGLRREREKLLASLGGIKEMNRLPDALFVIDIGHEDIAIKEAKKLGIPVIAVVDTNYDPALVDYAIPGNDDAIRAVQLYARAAADAVLEGKAAAPSAANVREEDFSEGADGDKPRRAPARKAKPTDAAKGADEAAADAPAADAAPVADEAKAADATPAAE comes from the coding sequence ATGTCCCAGGTCACCATGCGCCAGATGCTGGAAGCCGGCGTCCATTTCGGCCACCAGACCCGCTACTGGAACCCCAAGATGGCGCCGTACATCTTCGGCGCCCGCGGCAAGATCCACATCATCAACCTCGAGAAGACCGTTCCGCTGTTCACCGACGCGATGAACTTCATCTCGGGCATCGCGCAGAAGCGCGGCATGATCCTGTTCGTCGGCACCAAGCGCAGCGCGCGCGATCCGATCAAGGAAGAAGCCGAGCGTTGCAACATGCCGTACATGACCCAGCGCTGGCTCGGCGGCACGCTGACCAACTTCCGCACCGTGAAGCAGTCGGTGTCGCGCCTGAAGATGCTGGAAGCCGGCGAGACCGACGGCAGCTTCGACAAGCTGGTCAAGCACGAAGTCCTCGGCCTGCGCCGCGAGCGCGAGAAGCTGCTGGCCTCGCTGGGCGGCATCAAGGAAATGAACCGCCTGCCCGACGCGCTGTTCGTGATCGACATCGGCCATGAAGACATCGCCATCAAGGAAGCCAAGAAGCTCGGCATCCCGGTGATCGCGGTGGTCGACACCAACTACGACCCGGCCCTGGTCGACTACGCCATCCCCGGCAACGACGACGCCATCCGCGCCGTGCAGCTGTACGCCCGCGCCGCGGCCGACGCCGTGCTCGAGGGCAAGGCTGCCGCGCCGAGCGCCGCCAACGTGCGCGAGGAAGACTTCAGCGAAGGCGCCGATGGCGACAAGCCGCGCCGCGCCCCGGCCCGCAAGGCCAAGCCCACGGACGCCGCCAAGGGTGCTGACGAGGCCGCGGCCGACGCCCCGGCCGCCGACGCGGCACCTGTCGCCGATGAGGCGAAGGCTGCCGACGCGACGCCTGCGGCCGAGTAA
- the tsf gene encoding translation elongation factor Ts: MEITATLVKELRERTGAGMMECKKALTEAGGNVDAAAEALRKSGLAKADKKADRVAAEGRIVAAQADGRAVLVEINSETDFVAKDENFLAFTQAVADAALGVQDIDALKSATVDGKTVDEARAALIAKVGENVQVRRMATIASTDNVAAYVHGGRIGVLVELKGGDVELARGLAMHVAAMNPPYNKAADVPAEFLAKEKEIELAKMSEKDRAKPAEILEKIIGGKVAKIVNEVSLYGQAYVLDTNQTVEQVLKAAGADVVRFERLAVGEGIEKVVEDYAAEVMKQAGLA, translated from the coding sequence ATGGAAATCACCGCAACCCTGGTCAAGGAACTGCGCGAGCGCACCGGCGCCGGCATGATGGAATGCAAGAAGGCCCTGACCGAGGCCGGCGGCAACGTCGACGCCGCCGCCGAGGCGCTGCGCAAGTCCGGCCTGGCCAAGGCCGACAAGAAGGCCGACCGCGTCGCCGCCGAAGGCCGCATCGTGGCCGCGCAGGCCGACGGCCGCGCCGTGCTGGTCGAAATCAACTCCGAGACCGACTTCGTCGCCAAGGACGAGAACTTCCTCGCCTTCACCCAGGCCGTGGCCGACGCCGCGCTTGGCGTGCAGGACATCGACGCGCTGAAGTCCGCCACCGTTGACGGCAAGACCGTCGACGAGGCGCGCGCCGCGCTGATCGCCAAGGTCGGCGAGAACGTGCAGGTGCGCCGCATGGCCACCATCGCCAGCACCGACAACGTCGCCGCCTACGTGCACGGCGGCCGCATCGGCGTGCTGGTCGAGCTCAAGGGTGGCGATGTCGAGCTCGCGCGTGGCCTGGCCATGCACGTGGCCGCGATGAACCCGCCCTACAACAAGGCGGCCGACGTTCCGGCCGAGTTCCTTGCCAAGGAAAAGGAAATCGAGCTGGCCAAGATGTCCGAAAAGGACCGCGCCAAGCCGGCCGAGATCCTCGAGAAGATCATCGGCGGCAAGGTCGCCAAGATCGTCAACGAGGTCTCGCTGTACGGCCAGGCCTACGTGCTCGACACCAACCAGACCGTCGAGCAGGTGTTGAAGGCCGCCGGCGCCGACGTCGTGCGCTTCGAGCGCCTGGCGGTTGGCGAGGGCATCGAGAAGGTGGTCGAGGATTACGCCGCCGAAGTGATGAAGCAGGCCGGCCTGGCCTGA
- the map gene encoding type I methionyl aminopeptidase, which produces MTITPKTPEQIEKMRVSGALAAEVLQVVAPHVVPGVTTEELDRICHDHIVNVQQATPANVGYKGYPKATCISVNNVICHGIPNDAKVLKDGDIINIDVTVIKDGWHGDTSRMYFVGTPSVMARRLVEVTREAMFRGIRAVKPGATLGDIGHAIQSYAEAERFSVVREYCGHGIGQVYHEEPQVLHYGRPGEGLVLAEGMTFTIEPMINEGARHTRLLPDGWTVVTKDRKLSAQWEHMVAVTADGVEILTRLPGDDNGL; this is translated from the coding sequence ATGACCATTACCCCCAAGACCCCCGAACAGATCGAGAAGATGCGCGTTTCCGGCGCCCTGGCCGCCGAGGTGCTGCAGGTGGTCGCCCCGCACGTGGTGCCGGGCGTGACCACCGAGGAGCTCGACCGCATCTGCCATGACCATATCGTCAACGTGCAGCAGGCCACGCCGGCCAACGTCGGCTACAAGGGCTATCCCAAGGCGACCTGCATCTCGGTCAACAACGTCATCTGCCACGGCATCCCCAACGACGCCAAGGTCCTGAAGGACGGCGACATCATCAATATCGACGTCACCGTCATCAAGGACGGCTGGCACGGCGACACCAGCCGCATGTATTTCGTCGGCACGCCGTCGGTGATGGCCAGGCGCCTGGTGGAGGTGACGCGCGAGGCGATGTTCCGCGGCATCCGTGCGGTGAAGCCGGGCGCCACGCTGGGCGACATCGGCCACGCCATCCAGTCCTACGCCGAGGCCGAACGCTTCAGCGTGGTGCGCGAGTACTGCGGCCACGGCATCGGGCAGGTCTACCACGAGGAGCCGCAGGTGCTGCACTACGGCCGCCCGGGCGAAGGCCTGGTGCTGGCCGAGGGCATGACCTTCACCATCGAGCCGATGATCAACGAGGGCGCGCGCCACACGCGCCTGCTGCCTGACGGCTGGACCGTGGTCACCAAGGACCGCAAGCTGTCCGCGCAGTGGGAGCACATGGTCGCGGTGACCGCCGACGGGGTCGAGATCCTGACCCGCCTGCCCGGCGACGACAACGGGCTCTGA
- a CDS encoding molecular chaperone: MTRTHLHSAPAPRRRPFRWLAFALAGLGMLAALPVGAASLQVAPISVELEAGEQAEALWLSNTGDQPIQAQVRVMAWSQDAAADRLEPSRELLPSPPIVRIAPGQRQLVRIVRPQAGAVPSERAFRLLVDELPDPGQPASSGLQFLLQYSVPVFVLPAGATPQDAPGPRAPTDASTLSTVVEGTGEDARMTVVNLGTRRVRLSDLVRIDAAGAETPLIAGLVGYVLAGQRMQWPLSLPADGLRGASLRVRLNDDQDPQILPLSSPTP; encoded by the coding sequence ATGACCCGGACGCACCTCCACTCCGCCCCGGCACCGCGGCGCCGGCCGTTCCGATGGCTGGCGTTCGCGCTGGCGGGGCTGGGCATGCTCGCGGCGCTGCCGGTCGGCGCCGCCAGCCTGCAGGTCGCCCCCATTTCCGTGGAACTGGAGGCGGGCGAGCAGGCCGAGGCCCTGTGGTTGAGCAACACCGGCGACCAGCCCATCCAGGCGCAGGTCCGGGTGATGGCGTGGTCACAGGATGCCGCAGCTGATCGGCTCGAGCCGAGCCGCGAGCTGCTGCCCAGCCCGCCGATCGTGCGGATCGCACCCGGCCAGCGACAGCTGGTGCGCATCGTGCGGCCGCAGGCCGGCGCGGTGCCGTCGGAGCGCGCTTTCCGCCTGCTCGTCGACGAGTTGCCAGACCCCGGGCAACCGGCCTCGTCGGGCCTGCAGTTCCTGTTGCAGTACTCGGTGCCGGTCTTCGTGCTGCCTGCGGGCGCCACGCCGCAGGACGCACCCGGGCCCCGCGCGCCCACCGATGCCTCCACGCTGTCCACCGTCGTGGAGGGGACCGGCGAGGACGCGCGCATGACGGTGGTCAACCTTGGCACGCGCCGCGTGCGGCTGAGCGACCTGGTACGGATCGACGCTGCCGGAGCCGAGACGCCGCTCATTGCCGGACTGGTGGGCTACGTCCTCGCTGGCCAGCGCATGCAATGGCCGCTGTCCCTGCCCGCCGACGGGCTCCGCGGCGCAAGCCTCAGGGTGAGACTGAATGACGACCAGGACCCGCAGATCCTGCCGCTTTCATCGCCGACTCCCTGA